In Cumulibacter soli, one genomic interval encodes:
- the nucS gene encoding endonuclease NucS translates to MRLVIATCEVDYAGRLSAHLPKAKRLLLVKNDGSVLVHSDSGSYKPLNWMSPPCKLTEDADEWVVKAKSGDSLHIRIHEVHSDTSHELGVDPGLTKDGVEAHLQELLALHVDSLGSGMRLVRREYPTPIGPVDIMCKDATGSVAVEVKRVVEISAVEQLTRYLELLNRDTKIAPVRGVLAGNVIKPQARTLATDRGIDCVLTDYDELRGLSDPTERLF, encoded by the coding sequence ATGCGTCTCGTGATCGCGACCTGCGAGGTCGACTACGCCGGGCGGCTGTCTGCCCATCTGCCCAAGGCGAAGCGCTTACTACTGGTCAAGAATGACGGCTCGGTCCTGGTGCATTCGGACTCCGGCTCCTACAAGCCGCTGAACTGGATGTCTCCACCGTGCAAACTCACCGAGGACGCCGATGAGTGGGTGGTCAAGGCGAAATCCGGCGACTCGTTGCACATCCGTATTCATGAAGTGCATTCCGATACGTCGCACGAACTCGGCGTCGATCCCGGATTGACCAAAGACGGAGTCGAAGCGCACCTGCAGGAGTTGTTAGCGCTACACGTCGATTCGCTGGGCTCGGGGATGCGGTTGGTGCGGCGCGAGTACCCCACGCCGATCGGTCCGGTGGACATCATGTGCAAGGACGCCACCGGATCGGTCGCGGTCGAGGTGAAGCGGGTCGTGGAGATCTCCGCGGTCGAACAACTCACCCGATACCTCGAGCTGCTCAATCGCGACACGAAGATCGCTCCGGTGCGCGGCGTACTGGCCGGCAACGTCATCAAGCCGCAGGCGCGCACCCTGGCCACGGACCGCGGGATCGACTGCGTGCTGACTGACTACGACGAGCTACGCGGGCTGAGCGACCCCACCGAGCGCCTGTTCTGA